The genomic interval TTTGCTAAACAAGAAGTAGAATTTCCGGTTATGCGCTATCACTCGTTAGTCGTTGAAAGAGAAAGTTTGCCAGAAGAGCTTGAAGTGACGGCAACATCTTTAGATGACGGAGAAATTATGGCGTTGAAACATCAGAGTTATCCGCTATACGGTTTGCAATTCCATCCAGAATCAATTGGGACCAAGATAGGAAAAGAGTTATTGCATGAATTTTATAAAATAGCCCTTCTTTATCAAATTGAAACATCTGTTTAAGTAAAGAAAGCGAATGGGGGAGTTAAGGATGAAACAATACTTAGAAAAGTTAGCAGAGCGTCAAAATTTGACGACAGAAGAGATGAGTAGAGCAACCCAAACGTTATTTAGTGAAGAGGTCACGGATAGTGAAATTGCGGCCTTTATGATTGGTTTAAAATCAAAGGGAGAGACAGCGGAAGAGATTGCAAGTTTAGCGAAAGTAATGCGTGAGCAAGCGAAAACGGTAGAGACAAACAGCATTAATGTGATGGATAACTGCGGAACAGGCGGAGATGGCTCACAAAGCTTTAATATTAGTACAACATCGGCCTTCGTGTTGGCTGGAGCAGGAGTAAAGGTTGCTAAGCATGGCAATCGAAGCATTTCGAGTAAAACAGGCAGTGCCGATGTGCTGGAGGCACTAGGCATTAATCTATATCTTGAAAAAGAAAAAATGGAATCTTTATTAGAGGAGATTGGGATTACGTTTTTGTTCGCACCATCTGTTCATCCGAAAACGGTTAGAATTATGAAAGTAAGAAAAGAATTGAAAATTCCAACAATTTTTAACCTTATCGGACCTTTAACAAATCCTGTGAAATTAAATACGCAGTTACTTGGGATCAATCGTCGTGATATGCTTGAGACAATCGCGAGCTCGTTAAATAAAATCGGCAGAGAGCGTGCTGTCGTTGTAAATGGCGCTGGTTTTATGGATGAAGCGAGTTTGCAAGGAGAAAACTTCCTTGCACTACTTGATCAAGGAAAGGTAACTTCTTTTACTCTTCACCCTCATGAAGTTGGTTTGCCAGTGTATGATAATAAGGCTATTAAAGGTGGAGATGCAAAAGAAAATGCGGATATTCTTTTGCGATTATTAAAAGGTGAAAAAGGAGCGTATCGCGATACCGTTCTTTTAAATGCAGGCTTAGGGTTATATGCTTACGGAAAAGCTGCAACAATTCAAGAGGGAATTACAATTGCGCAAGAAA from Peribacillus asahii carries:
- the trpD gene encoding anthranilate phosphoribosyltransferase, whose translation is MKQYLEKLAERQNLTTEEMSRATQTLFSEEVTDSEIAAFMIGLKSKGETAEEIASLAKVMREQAKTVETNSINVMDNCGTGGDGSQSFNISTTSAFVLAGAGVKVAKHGNRSISSKTGSADVLEALGINLYLEKEKMESLLEEIGITFLFAPSVHPKTVRIMKVRKELKIPTIFNLIGPLTNPVKLNTQLLGINRRDMLETIASSLNKIGRERAVVVNGAGFMDEASLQGENFLALLDQGKVTSFTLHPHEVGLPVYDNKAIKGGDAKENADILLRLLKGEKGAYRDTVLLNAGLGLYAYGKAATIQEGITIAQESIDSGAALGKLEALITHSTSNKVVQ